One Deltaproteobacteria bacterium DNA window includes the following coding sequences:
- a CDS encoding response regulator, with product MGKRILIVDDDPWICRMVGTMLQQRGHTTQLARDGREGLRAALSFRPDLIITDVLMAGMDGWTLVRTLRSRPDLNMVPVIFLTALNKDEDRILGFRLGADDYLAKPFRFEELDLRVERVLRTADRIREQVQEELSRQQADSNVGLKGDLAHLGVSAILTILEMERKSGILVLRGPTTGRIFMREGRVLAAFLEGQTEPRGADAVYLLLTWSSGAFEFTSLDVDMEDQVKTSTTHLLMEGARRIDESEAI from the coding sequence ATGGGCAAGCGCATCCTGATTGTCGACGACGACCCGTGGATCTGCCGCATGGTCGGAACCATGCTGCAGCAACGCGGCCACACGACGCAGCTGGCGCGCGACGGCCGAGAGGGGCTGCGGGCAGCGCTCTCCTTTCGGCCCGACCTGATCATCACCGACGTGCTGATGGCGGGGATGGATGGCTGGACGCTCGTGCGAACCCTGCGCAGCCGACCAGACCTGAACATGGTCCCGGTGATCTTCCTCACCGCGCTGAACAAGGACGAGGATCGCATCCTCGGGTTTCGCCTGGGCGCCGACGACTACCTCGCCAAGCCCTTCCGCTTCGAGGAGCTGGACCTGCGGGTCGAACGCGTGCTGCGCACCGCCGACCGCATCCGAGAGCAGGTCCAGGAGGAGCTCTCGCGACAGCAAGCCGACAGCAACGTAGGCCTGAAGGGCGACCTCGCGCACCTCGGAGTGAGCGCGATCCTGACCATCCTCGAGATGGAGCGCAAGTCCGGCATCCTGGTCCTCCGCGGACCCACCACCGGGCGCATCTTCATGCGCGAGGGGCGAGTTCTGGCCGCGTTCCTCGAGGGACAAACCGAACCGAGGGGCGCGGACGCGGTGTACCTCCTGCTCACCTGGTCGAGCGGCGCCTTCGAGTTCACGTCGCTCGACGTGGACATGGAGGACCAGGTCAAGACCTCTACGACGCACCTCCTCATGGAGGGAGCCCGCCGGATCGACGAATCGGAAGCGATCTAG
- a CDS encoding acyl-CoA dehydrogenase family protein, which yields MEFPPFTPEHEIFRKSVRDYVTKELTPHAREWDEAGIFPVEVFRQMGKLGFLGLRHPESSGGAGVDYWYTVAFGEELIRSRLAGMNMAIMVQTDMATPVLSELGTDDIKKDFVAPAIRGEKIAALGVTEPGCGSDVASIRTTARKEGGDYVINGSKTFITNGTRADFVTLAVRTGDAGHMGISLVVLPTDVKGFSVTRKLQKLGNHSSDTAELAFDNCRIPQRYLVGEENHGFRYIMMNFQGERLIAAITAVAGSLLALEDAVRYGRDRQAFGRPIIKFQVWRHELTDLYTQVEAARWLTYRACDLFNRGKDAVKEISMAKLYAGETVVKVMDRVLQFHGGYGYMDEYDISRAWRDSRLITIGGGTSEVMKEIISKWMGIG from the coding sequence ATGGAGTTCCCGCCCTTCACGCCAGAGCACGAAATCTTCCGCAAGTCGGTTCGTGACTACGTCACCAAGGAACTCACCCCGCATGCCCGGGAGTGGGACGAGGCCGGCATCTTCCCCGTCGAGGTCTTCCGCCAGATGGGCAAGCTCGGCTTCCTCGGCCTCCGGCATCCCGAGTCCTCGGGCGGCGCGGGGGTGGACTACTGGTACACCGTGGCGTTCGGCGAGGAGCTGATCCGTTCCCGTCTGGCGGGGATGAACATGGCGATCATGGTCCAGACGGACATGGCCACGCCGGTCCTCAGCGAGCTCGGCACGGACGACATCAAGAAGGACTTCGTCGCCCCGGCGATCCGAGGCGAGAAGATCGCCGCGCTCGGCGTGACGGAGCCCGGCTGCGGCTCCGACGTGGCGTCGATTCGCACGACGGCCCGCAAGGAGGGCGGGGACTACGTCATCAACGGGTCGAAGACCTTCATCACGAACGGCACCCGGGCGGACTTCGTGACCCTCGCCGTACGCACGGGCGACGCCGGGCACATGGGGATCAGCCTGGTCGTGCTGCCGACGGACGTGAAGGGCTTCAGCGTGACGCGCAAGCTCCAGAAGCTCGGCAACCACTCCTCGGACACGGCGGAGCTCGCCTTCGACAACTGCCGCATTCCCCAGCGCTACCTCGTGGGGGAGGAGAACCACGGCTTCCGGTACATCATGATGAACTTCCAGGGCGAGCGCCTGATCGCGGCCATCACCGCCGTGGCGGGCTCCCTGCTCGCGCTCGAGGACGCGGTGCGCTACGGCCGCGACCGGCAGGCCTTCGGGCGGCCGATCATCAAGTTCCAGGTCTGGCGGCACGAACTGACCGACCTCTACACGCAGGTCGAGGCCGCGCGCTGGCTCACCTACCGCGCTTGCGACCTCTTCAACCGCGGCAAGGACGCAGTCAAGGAGATCTCCATGGCCAAGCTCTACGCGGGCGAGACCGTGGTCAAGGTCATGGACCGCGTGCTGCAGTTCCACGGCGGCTACGGCTACATGGACGAGTACGACATCAGCCGGGCCTGGCGCGACAGTCGACTGATCACGATCGGCGGGGGGACCTCGGAGGTGATGAAGGAGATCATCTCCAAGTGGATGGGCATCGGGTAG
- a CDS encoding sigma 54-interacting transcriptional regulator, with protein MAYVSGRPTELHLRKCKFVLERGGRVREKVFDQAVVTLGAMEDNDLVINEETVSRYHAKVVQEPEGYVLVDLGSTNGTFINRVRVREGYLKPGCTAQLGKVEVKFFFADEKVPIVPSRKERLGSMIGRNVKMREIYGIIEKIAPTGTTVIIEGETGTGKEVVAQTIHQLSDRADGPMMVFDCGAVPENLIESELFGHEKGSFTGAIMTRQGLFEMAHGGSLFLDELGELSLDLQPKLLRALEQREIRRVGSNKPIKVDVRVIAATNRNLEEEVRAGRFREDLFYRLSVVRIIIPPLRERPEDIALLVEHFLKTHAFNRRPDGTPKVDGADREAMDLLASYRWPGNVRELLNAIERAVSFADGPLIQARDLPDMIRVASSSSPGSVANVAAGATIDSTFKDAKEKWISSFERDYIVGLLRKNNGNISHAAREADIDRKYFRKLMRKYGIEAAGAEGEDDED; from the coding sequence ATCGCCTACGTCAGCGGACGCCCTACCGAACTTCACCTCCGAAAGTGCAAGTTCGTGCTGGAACGCGGCGGGAGAGTCCGAGAGAAGGTCTTCGACCAGGCGGTGGTCACCCTCGGCGCGATGGAGGACAACGACCTCGTGATCAACGAGGAGACCGTCTCCCGCTACCACGCCAAGGTGGTCCAGGAGCCCGAGGGGTACGTCCTTGTGGACCTCGGCTCCACCAACGGTACGTTCATCAACCGGGTGCGCGTCCGCGAGGGCTACCTGAAGCCCGGATGCACGGCCCAGCTCGGCAAGGTGGAGGTAAAATTCTTCTTCGCGGACGAGAAGGTTCCCATCGTCCCGAGCCGCAAGGAGCGACTCGGCTCGATGATCGGCCGCAACGTCAAGATGCGGGAGATCTACGGCATCATCGAGAAGATCGCCCCTACCGGCACCACCGTGATCATCGAAGGCGAAACCGGTACCGGCAAGGAGGTGGTGGCGCAGACGATCCACCAGCTCAGCGATCGCGCCGACGGCCCGATGATGGTCTTCGACTGCGGCGCCGTCCCCGAAAACCTGATCGAGAGCGAGCTCTTCGGACACGAAAAGGGCTCCTTCACGGGTGCGATCATGACCCGGCAGGGGCTCTTCGAGATGGCACACGGCGGCTCGCTCTTCCTCGACGAGCTCGGCGAGCTGTCGCTGGACCTGCAGCCGAAGCTGCTGCGCGCGCTGGAGCAGCGCGAGATCCGGCGCGTCGGCTCGAACAAGCCCATCAAGGTGGACGTGCGTGTGATCGCCGCCACCAACCGGAACCTCGAGGAGGAGGTCCGCGCGGGGAGGTTTCGCGAGGACCTCTTCTATCGCCTCTCCGTGGTGCGTATCATCATCCCTCCGCTACGCGAGCGTCCCGAGGACATCGCGCTCCTCGTCGAGCACTTCCTGAAGACGCACGCGTTCAACCGGCGGCCGGACGGCACGCCCAAGGTCGACGGCGCGGACCGCGAGGCGATGGACCTGCTCGCGAGCTACCGCTGGCCGGGGAACGTGCGCGAGCTCCTGAACGCGATCGAGCGAGCGGTTTCCTTCGCCGACGGCCCGTTGATCCAGGCCCGCGACCTCCCGGACATGATTCGCGTGGCGTCCAGCAGCTCGCCGGGAAGCGTGGCGAACGTCGCCGCCGGCGCGACCATCGATTCCACGTTCAAGGATGCGAAGGAGAAGTGGATCTCCTCCTTCGAGCGCGATTACATCGTCGGTCTGCTCCGAAAGAACAACGGCAACATCTCGCACGCGGCGCGCGAGGCCGACATCGACCGGAAGTACTTCCGCAAGCTCATGCGCAAGTATGGGATCGAGGCGGCCGGGGCGGAGGGAGAGGACGACGAGGATTGA
- a CDS encoding serine/threonine protein kinase has translation MPESFGKYTLTEPLAHGGMAEVFLAQVHGEAGFVKPVVIKRLHAHFSEDREFVAMLLDEARITAQLTHSNICQVFDLGKVNGSYYLALEYIAGQDLRNLQDELIDQRQPFPVEAALYVACEMLAGLDYAHRKEDAQGRPLGIVHRDVSPQNVLVSYEGEVKVIDFGIAKAQTRAVKTQAGVIKGKFRYMSPEQASGEAMDHRTDIFAAGVVLYELLRGEPHSVEASDTEVLRRMRDADFEPLRNTRDDLPETLYRIVDKALSRRRERRFASAAAFRQALTQCMQQSGMLFGRSELAELMRRVFPPERRRGAGGGSGVAPESPPHDPSGRVSGDGKARRERTEFVDEDPLDVGSVPEQRAGRSEPPRAQRERDRERERDREDGELAYARTSQSSPRRRAPRPAATAEDELPMTNVALGRDLDDATASDPGLMTSAYWSEPRADADEEEDEEDGLRPTVARSRPQVPLAARAGSAPRSSRSRPPSSRREAVSRGEEPPRREPRRGASPREVGDGGAAAVFRDAVARGERGSRRSVELSEEHPIETARSMELESPVAYSPVRRSRTASRVIGLVILLALVAGLGLAVALVLGWLDAPPDPPIFRPGGGTEVGR, from the coding sequence TTGCCCGAGAGCTTCGGAAAGTACACGCTCACCGAGCCCCTAGCCCACGGGGGGATGGCCGAGGTGTTCCTCGCGCAGGTTCATGGCGAGGCGGGTTTCGTCAAGCCGGTGGTCATCAAGCGCCTGCACGCGCACTTCAGCGAGGACCGCGAGTTCGTGGCGATGCTCCTCGACGAGGCGCGCATCACCGCGCAGCTCACGCATTCGAACATCTGCCAGGTCTTCGACCTCGGGAAGGTGAACGGCTCGTACTACCTGGCCCTGGAGTACATCGCCGGGCAGGACCTGAGGAACCTGCAGGACGAGCTGATAGACCAGCGCCAGCCCTTCCCCGTGGAGGCCGCGCTCTACGTCGCCTGCGAGATGCTGGCCGGGCTCGACTACGCCCACCGCAAGGAGGACGCCCAGGGACGCCCCCTCGGGATCGTGCACCGCGACGTGAGTCCCCAGAACGTGCTCGTGAGCTACGAGGGCGAGGTCAAGGTCATCGACTTCGGCATTGCCAAGGCGCAGACGCGGGCCGTGAAGACCCAGGCCGGGGTGATCAAGGGGAAGTTCCGCTACATGTCGCCGGAGCAGGCCTCCGGCGAGGCGATGGACCACCGGACCGACATCTTCGCTGCCGGGGTCGTGCTCTACGAGCTGTTACGCGGCGAGCCGCACTCCGTCGAGGCCTCGGACACCGAGGTGCTGCGTCGCATGCGCGACGCGGACTTCGAGCCGCTCCGGAACACGCGCGACGACCTGCCCGAGACGCTCTACCGGATCGTGGACAAGGCGCTCTCCCGGCGGCGGGAACGACGCTTCGCGAGCGCGGCTGCCTTCCGGCAGGCGTTGACGCAGTGTATGCAGCAGAGCGGCATGCTCTTCGGGCGGTCGGAGCTGGCGGAGCTCATGCGTCGCGTGTTTCCCCCAGAGCGCCGGCGGGGGGCGGGGGGAGGAAGCGGCGTGGCGCCGGAGAGCCCGCCGCACGATCCCTCGGGACGCGTCTCGGGCGACGGCAAGGCGCGCCGTGAGCGCACCGAGTTCGTCGACGAGGACCCGCTCGACGTGGGCAGCGTCCCCGAGCAGCGCGCCGGCCGGTCGGAGCCGCCGCGAGCGCAGCGCGAACGGGACCGGGAGCGGGAGCGGGACCGGGAGGACGGCGAGCTAGCGTACGCACGGACCAGTCAGTCGTCGCCTCGCCGGCGCGCGCCGCGACCCGCCGCCACGGCCGAGGACGAGCTCCCCATGACCAACGTCGCGCTCGGGCGCGACCTGGACGACGCCACCGCGTCCGACCCCGGCCTGATGACCTCCGCCTACTGGTCCGAACCACGCGCGGACGCGGACGAGGAGGAGGACGAGGAGGACGGCCTCCGTCCGACGGTGGCGCGCTCTCGCCCCCAGGTCCCTCTCGCCGCGCGGGCGGGGTCGGCGCCGCGGTCCTCGAGAAGCCGCCCCCCGAGCAGCCGGCGGGAGGCGGTTTCACGGGGCGAGGAGCCCCCGCGGCGGGAGCCGCGACGTGGAGCGAGCCCCCGTGAGGTCGGCGACGGCGGAGCCGCGGCGGTCTTCCGAGACGCGGTGGCGCGCGGTGAGCGCGGCTCGAGGCGCAGCGTGGAGCTGTCGGAGGAGCATCCCATCGAGACGGCGCGGTCGATGGAGCTCGAGAGTCCCGTGGCGTACTCGCCCGTGCGACGCAGCCGCACGGCGAGCCGAGTCATCGGCCTCGTGATCCTGCTGGCGCTCGTCGCGGGGCTCGGGCTGGCCGTGGCGCTCGTCCTCGGGTGGCTCGACGCTCCCCCGGACCCGCCGATCTTCCGCCCCGGGGGGGGGACCGAGGTCGGCCGATGA
- a CDS encoding RluA family pseudouridine synthase, with translation MTEEGASRELIHLHFKVGPEHHRWRLDRFIGARIPRLSRHRIQTMIRSQPGLGGPSLRPSLRVREGQTLVLLRPAPVEPSVPRQFTVLAEDEQLLLIAKPAGLPVHATARFHRNTLTAILRERYAAGGRIPRICHRLDRETSGLMILARTVEAEVRLKRAFLERRVQKRYLAIVAGQPEPEGVIDLPLGPDDETGIRVRRSVRGDGQPARTRYRVLERRGAFALVEARPETGRQHQIRVHLAAIGHSVVGDKLYGADPYALLEYADHGWTEALAERLLLPRHALHAFGADFEDPATGEPRRVECPMPEDLVDFWRGAGLPEGSQPGAAEALRSTAIIEASI, from the coding sequence ATGACCGAGGAGGGCGCGTCGCGGGAGCTCATTCACCTGCACTTCAAGGTAGGCCCCGAGCATCACCGCTGGCGCCTCGATCGCTTCATCGGGGCTCGCATCCCGCGCCTCTCGCGCCATCGCATCCAGACCATGATTCGCTCCCAGCCGGGCCTCGGCGGCCCCTCCTTGCGGCCGTCGCTTCGCGTGCGCGAGGGGCAGACGCTGGTGCTCCTGCGGCCGGCGCCCGTCGAGCCGTCGGTCCCCCGGCAGTTCACGGTGCTCGCCGAGGACGAACAGCTCCTGCTCATCGCCAAGCCTGCGGGGCTGCCGGTGCACGCGACGGCCCGCTTCCATCGGAACACCCTGACGGCGATCCTCCGAGAGCGCTACGCCGCGGGGGGGCGCATCCCGCGTATCTGTCACCGTCTGGATCGCGAGACCTCGGGCCTCATGATCCTGGCGCGGACGGTCGAGGCCGAGGTGCGACTCAAGCGTGCCTTTCTAGAACGGAGAGTCCAAAAACGCTACCTGGCGATCGTCGCCGGGCAGCCGGAGCCCGAGGGGGTGATCGACCTGCCGCTCGGCCCCGACGACGAGACGGGGATCCGCGTGCGGCGGTCGGTGCGGGGAGATGGACAGCCGGCGCGGACGCGCTATCGCGTGCTCGAACGTCGCGGCGCCTTCGCCCTGGTGGAGGCGCGGCCCGAAACCGGCCGGCAGCACCAGATCCGCGTACATCTGGCGGCCATCGGGCACTCCGTGGTGGGGGACAAGCTCTACGGCGCGGACCCCTACGCGCTCCTCGAATACGCGGATCACGGCTGGACCGAGGCGCTGGCCGAGCGGCTGCTCCTCCCGCGCCACGCCTTGCACGCCTTCGGGGCCGACTTCGAGGACCCCGCCACGGGCGAGCCGCGCCGCGTCGAGTGCCCGATGCCTGAGGACCTGGTCGACTTCTGGAGAGGGGCCGGTCTGCCGGAGGGATCGCAGCCCGGCGCCGCGGAGGCGCTCCGGAGCACGGCCATTATAGAAGCGTCGATCTAA
- the sppA gene encoding signal peptide peptidase SppA, protein MRHTIVAIAILLAAALPAGAQRRPLTPLAGESPTTGIRLDAPSLVSSVDASALEASPGALGLLRGWSLFLRHAELRSGGRLGGTGDALLAAGSLPFLPSVVLGAGLQWLRPADAVGYDDSVKLSFGFGWSAVPHLSLGMTLHTFIADRDGALDGLTTLDLGLVLRPFEWAAVGFAVRDLTTPRYDSLPLQRLYDVELALRPLATRRLELGLGVKIGERRGDADPHLRVWAEPLRGLALFSHLELLRRDFYRTGEPQLDLRATVGLSFQFERMAFAVSTVLGRQMPLGPGVLAGEDARGTFQGAGISLQLNSARQPPLLQLTRHLVRIPLKGRLDERKWVELVELLHAIERRPDVVAVSLEPDGFQAGWAQTQELRAWVSRLRQRGKRSFAVLRAPSAKEYYLAAATDRILLDPAGGVQLQGLAMQGLFLRGLLDWLGVSPQYVKIAEYKSAPEQFTHRASTPPARAMREAFLSDLWHQLIQDLARDRRTTPAKLTRLIDQGPFIPPHALSSGLVDEVLDPTEVKLRLRRLTGALPVEGGALRRAPDRWPVGPAIAIVALEGDIVRGKSAHIPFIDRDLVGDETIVEALSWARGAPSIKAVVLRINSPGGSAMASDRIWREVRLTRKVKPVIVSLGDIAASGGYYAACAGDRIFAQPATTTGSIGIFTGKFDLSGLLRKLGVSTETLSRGLHARMDALDRPYTEEERRFILDRLQYYYRAFLSAVAQGRRVTAARVHAVGKGRVWTGSQAQREGLVDARGGLIDAIEEARRRVGLGTERPVRLVVLPRVKEGLLGKALRLLSRSESREAAFPLPSVAAQLLRGLPAVLLRVEANEPLTRLPFDLSY, encoded by the coding sequence ATGCGCCATACCATCGTCGCCATCGCAATTCTCCTTGCGGCCGCCCTTCCCGCCGGGGCCCAGCGCCGCCCCCTCACGCCCCTCGCCGGCGAGTCGCCGACCACCGGGATCCGGCTCGACGCCCCCTCGCTCGTGAGCAGCGTCGACGCCTCGGCCCTCGAGGCCAGCCCGGGCGCGCTCGGACTGCTGCGCGGCTGGAGCCTTTTTTTGCGCCACGCGGAGCTGCGGTCCGGAGGCCGCCTCGGTGGCACCGGCGACGCCCTCCTCGCCGCGGGGAGCCTCCCCTTCCTCCCCTCCGTGGTCCTCGGCGCTGGCCTCCAGTGGCTGCGCCCCGCCGACGCCGTCGGCTACGACGATTCGGTCAAGCTGAGCTTCGGCTTCGGCTGGAGCGCGGTGCCCCACCTCTCGCTCGGCATGACGCTCCACACCTTCATCGCCGACCGCGACGGCGCGCTCGACGGCCTCACAACTCTCGACCTTGGGCTCGTCCTTCGCCCGTTCGAATGGGCGGCCGTGGGCTTTGCCGTGCGCGACCTCACGACCCCGCGATACGACAGCCTTCCGCTTCAGCGGCTATACGACGTGGAGCTGGCCTTGCGCCCCCTCGCCACGCGCCGCCTCGAACTCGGACTGGGGGTCAAGATCGGTGAGCGACGCGGCGACGCGGATCCGCACCTGCGCGTCTGGGCCGAGCCGCTTCGCGGGCTCGCGCTTTTCTCGCATCTCGAGCTCCTCAGACGGGACTTCTACCGGACCGGAGAGCCGCAGCTAGACCTCCGCGCCACCGTCGGGCTCTCGTTCCAGTTCGAGCGGATGGCCTTCGCCGTCTCGACCGTCCTCGGCCGCCAGATGCCGCTCGGCCCCGGCGTCCTCGCCGGCGAGGATGCGCGCGGCACCTTCCAGGGCGCGGGGATCTCGCTGCAGCTGAACAGCGCGCGTCAGCCCCCCCTGCTCCAGCTCACGCGGCACCTGGTCCGCATCCCGCTGAAGGGACGCCTGGACGAGCGCAAGTGGGTCGAGCTCGTCGAGCTGCTCCACGCGATCGAGCGGCGACCCGACGTCGTGGCGGTAAGCCTCGAGCCCGACGGTTTCCAGGCCGGGTGGGCCCAGACCCAGGAGCTCCGCGCCTGGGTGTCGCGCCTGCGGCAGCGCGGCAAGCGCTCGTTCGCGGTGCTTCGCGCCCCGTCGGCGAAGGAATACTACCTCGCCGCCGCGACGGATCGCATCCTGCTCGACCCGGCCGGAGGCGTTCAGCTCCAGGGGCTCGCCATGCAGGGGCTCTTCCTGCGCGGCCTCCTCGACTGGCTCGGCGTCTCGCCGCAGTACGTGAAGATCGCCGAGTACAAGAGCGCGCCCGAGCAATTCACCCACCGCGCCTCGACCCCGCCCGCGCGGGCGATGCGCGAGGCCTTCCTGAGCGACCTCTGGCATCAGCTGATCCAGGACCTCGCACGCGACCGCCGCACCACGCCGGCGAAGCTGACGCGCCTCATCGACCAGGGGCCCTTCATCCCGCCCCACGCACTCTCGAGCGGCCTGGTAGACGAGGTGCTCGACCCCACCGAGGTGAAGCTCCGCTTGCGCCGCCTCACCGGCGCACTCCCCGTCGAGGGGGGCGCTCTCCGACGGGCTCCGGACCGCTGGCCCGTCGGTCCCGCCATCGCCATCGTGGCGCTCGAGGGCGACATCGTGCGCGGGAAGAGCGCGCACATCCCCTTCATCGACCGCGACCTGGTCGGCGACGAAACGATCGTCGAGGCGCTCTCCTGGGCTCGCGGCGCGCCGTCGATCAAGGCCGTCGTCCTGCGCATCAACAGCCCCGGCGGCTCTGCCATGGCGAGCGACCGCATCTGGCGCGAGGTGCGCCTGACCCGCAAGGTGAAGCCGGTGATCGTGTCCCTCGGGGACATCGCCGCGTCCGGGGGATACTACGCGGCCTGCGCCGGGGACCGGATCTTCGCGCAGCCCGCGACGACCACCGGATCGATCGGCATCTTCACCGGCAAGTTCGACCTGAGCGGCCTGCTGCGGAAGCTCGGCGTGAGCACGGAGACCCTCTCCCGCGGCCTCCACGCCCGCATGGACGCCCTGGATCGCCCCTATACCGAGGAGGAGCGGCGCTTCATCCTGGATCGCTTGCAGTACTACTACCGGGCCTTCCTCTCCGCGGTCGCGCAGGGCCGGCGCGTCACCGCTGCGCGCGTGCACGCCGTCGGCAAGGGACGCGTATGGACCGGAAGCCAGGCGCAGAGAGAGGGTCTCGTCGACGCGCGCGGTGGACTCATCGACGCCATCGAGGAAGCCCGTCGGCGCGTAGGCCTCGGGACCGAACGGCCGGTCCGCCTCGTGGTACTCCCCCGGGTCAAGGAAGGGCTCCTCGGCAAGGCACTCCGGCTCCTCTCCCGGAGTGAGAGTCGCGAGGCCGCCTTCCCCCTGCCCAGCGTGGCGGCGCAGCTGCTGCGGGGTCTCCCCGCGGTGCTCCTGCGGGTCGAAGCCAACGAGCCCCTGACCCGCCTCCCCTTCGACCTCTCCTATTAG